A stretch of the Dechloromonas sp. TW-R-39-2 genome encodes the following:
- the dapB gene encoding 4-hydroxy-tetrahydrodipicolinate reductase has translation MGATRIGIVGAGGRMGRMLIESVLKDDQVALGAVFDVSGSPAIGKTAGELVGMPCDVFVTDDVAAGLQNIDCLIDFTRPQGTLVHLELCRQAGVGMIIGTTGFEAEGKEIIAAAARDIPVVFAPNMAVGVNVVFKLLDMAARILNEGYDIEVVEAHHRMKIDAPSGTALRMGEVIANALERDLKDCAVYGREGVTGERDPSTIGFATVRGGDIVGDHTVMFCGIGERVEITHKAASRMPYALGSLRAARYIAGRKNGLFDMQDVLGLR, from the coding sequence ATGGGTGCAACGCGTATTGGCATCGTTGGTGCTGGTGGTCGTATGGGGCGGATGCTGATCGAGTCTGTGTTGAAGGACGATCAGGTTGCTCTGGGTGCTGTGTTTGATGTTTCTGGCAGCCCGGCGATTGGCAAGACGGCGGGCGAACTGGTGGGAATGCCCTGTGATGTGTTCGTGACCGATGATGTTGCTGCAGGATTACAAAATATCGATTGCCTGATTGATTTCACGCGACCGCAAGGAACGCTGGTCCATCTGGAACTCTGTCGCCAGGCTGGTGTTGGCATGATTATCGGGACGACAGGTTTTGAGGCTGAAGGCAAGGAAATCATTGCTGCTGCAGCGCGGGATATTCCGGTTGTTTTTGCCCCGAACATGGCTGTTGGCGTTAATGTGGTTTTCAAACTGCTTGATATGGCTGCCCGGATTCTGAATGAAGGCTATGACATCGAGGTAGTCGAGGCTCATCACCGCATGAAGATCGATGCACCATCAGGCACGGCGTTGCGCATGGGCGAGGTGATTGCCAATGCGCTTGAGCGGGATCTCAAGGATTGTGCTGTCTACGGTCGTGAAGGTGTGACCGGTGAGCGGGATCCATCAACCATCGGTTTCGCAACCGTGCGTGGTGGCGATATTGTCGGCGATCATACGGTGATGTTCTGCGGTATCGGTGAGCGTGTCGAGATAACCCACAAAGCAGCCAGTCGCATGCCCTACGCTCTGGGAAGTTTGCGTGCCGCACGCTACATTGCCGGGCGGAAGAATGGTTTGTTCGATATGCAGGACGTTCTCGGGTTGCGCTAG
- a CDS encoding outer membrane protein assembly factor BamE, producing the protein MLRSRLLLSVAFCALLGACTYKPGFINEYKIDIQQGNVLSQEMVAQLKPGQTRDQVRFLLGSPMITDVFHQQRWDYVYRYQNGQTGKVESRKFAVFFNADGLLERVGGDVAVADVAELTAPPPQSRLVDLGSLPEDLADKPLPPREEPSYFRRFMNLMGF; encoded by the coding sequence ATGCTCCGCTCCCGCTTACTGCTTTCTGTCGCATTCTGTGCGCTTCTGGGGGCTTGTACTTACAAGCCCGGCTTTATTAACGAGTACAAGATTGATATCCAGCAGGGCAATGTCCTGTCACAGGAAATGGTCGCCCAGCTCAAGCCGGGGCAGACGCGTGACCAGGTGCGCTTTCTCCTTGGCTCACCGATGATCACCGATGTTTTCCATCAACAGCGCTGGGATTACGTCTATCGTTACCAGAATGGTCAGACCGGCAAGGTTGAGTCTCGCAAATTCGCCGTTTTCTTCAATGCGGATGGTTTGCTTGAGCGTGTCGGCGGCGATGTGGCTGTGGCCGATGTCGCCGAATTGACGGCGCCGCCTCCGCAGTCGCGCCTGGTCGATCTGGGATCCCTGCCAGAAGATCTCGCTGACAAGCCGCTGCCGCCGCGCGAGGAGCCAAGCTATTTTCGTCGTTTCATGAATTTGATGGGGTTTTGA
- the fur gene encoding ferric iron uptake transcriptional regulator produces the protein MSDPQSLKNMGLKATFPRLKILELFEKSNVRHMTAEDVYRMLINENMDIGLATVYRVLTQFEQAGLLERHFFESGKAVFEINHGKHHDHLVCIDCGRVEEFYDPEIEKRQNAIAEERGFAIQDHALYLYAQCTKTACPHRSKTEEKSE, from the coding sequence ATGAGCGACCCCCAAAGCCTTAAGAATATGGGCCTGAAAGCCACCTTTCCGCGCCTGAAAATTCTTGAGCTTTTCGAAAAAAGCAATGTCCGCCACATGACGGCGGAAGACGTCTATCGCATGCTCATCAATGAAAACATGGATATTGGCCTGGCCACTGTCTATCGCGTTTTGACGCAATTTGAACAAGCCGGCCTGCTCGAGCGCCACTTCTTTGAATCCGGCAAGGCGGTTTTCGAAATCAATCACGGCAAGCATCACGACCACTTGGTGTGCATCGATTGCGGGCGGGTTGAGGAGTTTTACGACCCCGAAATTGAAAAGCGCCAGAATGCCATCGCCGAAGAGCGGGGTTTTGCCATTCAGGACCATGCCCTGTACCTCTACGCCCAATGCACCAAGACAGCCTGCCCGCATCGCAGCAAGACCGAAGAGAAGTCTGAGTAA
- a CDS encoding TMEM165/GDT1 family protein: MTDFSGMLAGAWLSSAGATFLLIALAEFGDKSQLVCMTLAARHRPLPVILGAVAAFAILNLLAVLFGAAVAAWLPEWVVTAAVGLLFAVFGISALRYKEEEDDEDIEEKSGHNVFATTFLLIFLAEFGDKTQIAVAGMGSTSNTLAVWTGATLALATTSALGVMAGQKLLYRLPLVWIHRVSGAFFLVLAALAAIRLIQNIL; encoded by the coding sequence ATGACTGATTTTTCCGGAATGCTGGCGGGAGCCTGGCTCTCATCGGCGGGGGCCACTTTTCTACTGATCGCCCTGGCTGAGTTCGGCGACAAAAGCCAACTCGTCTGCATGACCCTGGCCGCGCGCCATCGCCCCCTCCCGGTTATCCTCGGCGCAGTCGCCGCCTTTGCCATTCTGAACCTGCTGGCCGTCCTGTTTGGCGCCGCCGTTGCCGCCTGGCTTCCCGAGTGGGTCGTCACCGCGGCGGTTGGTTTGCTGTTTGCCGTGTTCGGCATCAGCGCCTTGCGCTACAAGGAAGAAGAGGACGACGAGGATATTGAGGAAAAATCCGGCCACAATGTCTTCGCCACAACTTTCCTGCTGATCTTTCTGGCCGAATTCGGTGACAAAACCCAGATTGCTGTGGCCGGCATGGGTAGCACAAGCAATACGCTGGCCGTCTGGACGGGAGCAACGCTGGCGCTGGCAACGACCTCCGCTCTTGGCGTGATGGCCGGCCAAAAACTCCTGTATCGCCTGCCCCTGGTCTGGATTCACCGAGTCAGCGGGGCATTTTTCCTGGTCCTGGCAGCACTTGCTGCCATCCGGCTGATCCAGAACATTCTCTAA
- the recN gene encoding DNA repair protein RecN — translation MLRHLTIRDFVIVDRLELEFSTGFGALTGETGAGKSILIDALALALGERADAGVIRSGCEKAEVAATFDVARLPEVATWLKANDLEGDDELLLRRVVDAGGRSRAYINGSPATAQQLREVGEWLVDIHGQHAHQSLLRSDAQRNLLDAHAGLGGLVREVGAAFRQWRELDQTLRAASEGAEALQREREQLEWQVRELDTLAFTVDEWTTLDLEHRRLGHAASLIEGAQFAIGLLSDDDGACERQIDSVATRLSSLAEYDPALEEVAGLVASVQAELSEAVSTLRRYADRADLDPARLAEVERRMDAVMAAARKYRVQPQELPALLSGWRERLAALQASADLLALEKRVAAARQAFLQQAGELSGGRRQAAENMGQAVSQVMRQLALSSGRFEVALLPVGDGAVYGLEQVEFRIGGLAGNEAKPLAKVASGGELSRISLAIQVLTSRSASVPTLIFDEVDVGIGGGVAEIVGRLLNELGGERQVLCVTHLPQVAAQANWQWQVSKTSRDGVTLSAIQSLDAAGRVQEIARMLGGVEITDITLQHARELLRLK, via the coding sequence ATGCTGCGTCACCTGACTATTCGCGATTTCGTCATCGTTGATCGCCTTGAACTTGAGTTTTCAACCGGTTTTGGCGCGTTGACCGGGGAAACCGGTGCCGGCAAATCGATTTTGATCGATGCCTTGGCGCTGGCGCTTGGCGAGCGTGCCGATGCCGGGGTGATTCGCTCCGGCTGCGAAAAAGCCGAAGTGGCGGCGACTTTCGATGTGGCCCGCCTGCCGGAAGTGGCTACCTGGCTCAAGGCCAACGATCTCGAGGGTGACGATGAGTTGCTGCTGCGCCGCGTGGTTGACGCTGGCGGTCGTTCGCGGGCCTACATCAATGGCTCTCCGGCAACGGCGCAGCAATTGCGCGAAGTGGGTGAATGGCTGGTCGATATCCACGGTCAACATGCGCACCAGTCGCTTTTGCGCAGCGATGCCCAGCGCAATCTGCTCGATGCACACGCCGGCTTGGGCGGACTGGTCCGTGAAGTCGGCGCTGCTTTTCGCCAGTGGCGCGAGCTGGACCAGACCTTGCGTGCCGCCAGTGAAGGGGCCGAAGCGCTGCAACGCGAACGTGAGCAGCTCGAATGGCAGGTTCGTGAGCTCGATACGCTGGCTTTCACGGTCGACGAGTGGACAACGCTCGATCTTGAACATCGTCGCCTTGGCCATGCAGCCAGCCTGATTGAAGGCGCACAGTTTGCAATTGGTTTGCTTTCGGACGACGACGGGGCGTGCGAACGTCAGATTGATAGCGTAGCCACACGCTTGTCCAGTCTTGCCGAATACGATCCGGCGCTGGAAGAGGTGGCCGGATTGGTCGCTTCGGTTCAGGCAGAACTTTCCGAGGCTGTCTCGACTTTGCGGCGTTACGCCGATCGGGCCGATCTGGATCCGGCCCGCCTGGCCGAGGTCGAGCGGCGAATGGATGCCGTTATGGCAGCGGCGCGTAAATATCGCGTCCAGCCCCAGGAACTGCCTGCGCTATTGTCGGGGTGGCGCGAGCGTTTGGCTGCATTGCAGGCATCGGCCGATTTACTGGCTCTTGAAAAGCGTGTCGCTGCGGCACGGCAAGCCTTCCTGCAGCAAGCCGGCGAGTTGTCCGGCGGGCGCCGGCAGGCGGCCGAGAACATGGGGCAAGCGGTTAGCCAGGTCATGCGCCAGTTGGCGCTTTCGTCCGGCCGTTTCGAGGTTGCCTTGCTGCCGGTCGGCGATGGCGCGGTCTACGGGCTTGAACAGGTTGAATTCCGTATCGGCGGACTGGCTGGCAATGAAGCCAAGCCGCTGGCCAAGGTGGCTTCCGGCGGCGAGTTGTCGCGTATCAGTCTGGCGATCCAGGTGCTGACCTCGCGTTCGGCCAGCGTTCCGACCCTGATTTTTGACGAGGTTGATGTCGGGATCGGTGGCGGCGTAGCTGAAATCGTCGGACGCTTGCTCAATGAACTGGGCGGCGAACGCCAGGTCTTGTGCGTCACCCACTTGCCGCAGGTTGCGGCACAGGCCAACTGGCAGTGGCAGGTCAGCAAGACGTCGCGCGATGGCGTCACGCTGAGTGCTATTCAGTCGCTCGATGCTGCCGGGCGCGTTCAGGAAATTGCCCGGATGCTGGGCGGGGTCGAAATTACCGACATTACTCTGCAGCATGCGCGCGAATTGCTGCGTTTGAAATAA
- a CDS encoding NAD kinase, translating into MNRSFASCRSPRTIALVGKYHSMEIAESLRRLAEYLHERGVSVFIERETSEHIGRKVDLSRWVTCGFNDIGAHADLAIVLGGDGTMLNAARRLARYRVPLVGVNQGRLGFMTDIARDDMLTCMDDLLDGRFQEEKRMLLSAEVIRDGKEIASNMALNDVVIDKGAIGRMIEFELFIDGEFIYNLRSDGLIVSTPTGSTAYSMSAGGPIMHPTLAGIALVPLCPHALTNRPIIVNDSADIELRVVNADDPRVHFDGQVTLDLARDDCVRLKRSEYTICFLHPPGYSYFAMLRQKLHWSERPKGP; encoded by the coding sequence ATGAATAGAAGCTTCGCTTCCTGTCGCTCGCCCCGGACCATCGCGCTGGTCGGCAAATATCACAGCATGGAAATTGCCGAGTCCTTGCGTCGACTGGCTGAATACCTGCACGAACGCGGGGTTTCGGTCTTTATCGAACGTGAAACTTCGGAACATATCGGGCGCAAGGTCGATTTGTCGCGCTGGGTCACCTGCGGATTCAACGATATCGGGGCGCATGCCGACCTGGCCATCGTGCTTGGCGGCGATGGCACCATGCTCAATGCCGCCCGTCGCCTGGCCCGCTATCGTGTGCCGCTGGTTGGGGTCAATCAGGGGCGGCTCGGTTTCATGACCGATATCGCCCGGGATGACATGCTGACCTGCATGGACGATTTGCTCGACGGCCGTTTCCAGGAAGAAAAGCGGATGTTGCTTTCCGCCGAGGTGATTCGCGACGGCAAGGAAATCGCATCGAACATGGCATTGAATGATGTCGTGATCGACAAGGGGGCGATTGGCCGGATGATCGAGTTCGAACTGTTTATCGATGGCGAATTCATTTATAACCTGCGTTCCGACGGCTTGATCGTCTCGACGCCAACTGGTTCGACGGCATATTCGATGTCGGCCGGTGGGCCGATCATGCATCCGACGCTGGCCGGTATCGCGCTGGTGCCGCTTTGTCCGCATGCCTTGACCAATCGTCCGATCATCGTCAACGACAGTGCCGATATCGAATTGCGTGTCGTCAACGCCGATGATCCGCGTGTGCACTTCGACGGCCAGGTGACGCTCGATCTGGCGCGTGACGATTGCGTCCGCCTGAAACGTTCCGAATACACCATCTGTTTCCTGCATCCGCCGGGCTACAGCTATTTCGCCATGCTGCGCCAGAAACTGCACTGGAGCGAACGGCCTAAAGGTCCCTGA
- the hrcA gene encoding heat-inducible transcriptional repressor HrcA, whose protein sequence is MLDERSRTLLKALVEHYIADGQPVGSRALSRFSGLDLSPATIRNVMADLEDAGFVASPHTSAGRIPTARGYRLFVDSLLTVRPLEARQMGEMEEALQGQPSKQIISSASQLLSGLTQFAGVVIAPRRASSRIRQIEFLSLSEKRILLIIVTTDGDVQNRILTSEKSYSPAELVSAANYLNQNFAGLDFEQIRQRLSIEIQQLREDIKPLMAMTLEAGDAAMSESATPYVISGERNLLGVEDLSSNMKRLRELFDLFEQRSSLIRLLEVSNRAEGVQIYIGGESGIAPLDECSVVTAPYTVDGQIVGSVGVIGPTRMAYERVIPIVDITARLLSSALTYQSNN, encoded by the coding sequence ATGCTGGATGAACGCTCAAGAACCCTTCTCAAGGCGCTGGTCGAACACTATATCGCTGATGGTCAGCCGGTTGGTTCGCGCGCCCTTTCACGCTTTTCCGGTCTCGACCTGTCGCCGGCGACGATCCGTAACGTCATGGCCGACCTGGAAGATGCCGGTTTTGTCGCCAGCCCGCACACCTCGGCCGGCCGCATTCCGACCGCCCGCGGCTACCGCCTGTTTGTCGACAGCCTGCTCACCGTGCGCCCGCTTGAAGCGCGCCAGATGGGTGAAATGGAAGAGGCGCTGCAAGGCCAGCCATCCAAGCAAATCATCTCCAGCGCCTCGCAACTGCTCTCCGGCCTGACCCAGTTTGCCGGCGTGGTCATCGCGCCGCGCCGGGCGAGCAGCCGGATTCGCCAGATCGAATTCCTCAGCCTGTCCGAAAAACGCATCCTGCTGATCATCGTCACCACCGACGGCGATGTGCAAAACCGCATCCTGACCAGCGAAAAATCCTATTCGCCAGCCGAACTGGTCAGCGCCGCGAATTACCTCAACCAGAATTTTGCCGGACTGGATTTCGAACAGATACGCCAGCGCCTGTCGATTGAAATCCAGCAGTTGCGCGAAGACATCAAGCCACTGATGGCGATGACGCTCGAAGCCGGCGATGCTGCCATGTCGGAAAGCGCGACACCCTACGTTATCAGCGGCGAACGCAACCTGCTCGGCGTTGAAGACCTGTCCTCCAACATGAAGCGACTACGCGAACTGTTCGACCTGTTCGAGCAGCGCTCCAGCCTGATCCGCCTGCTTGAAGTCTCGAACCGGGCCGAAGGCGTCCAGATCTATATTGGTGGCGAATCGGGCATTGCACCGCTCGATGAGTGCAGCGTCGTCACCGCCCCCTACACGGTTGATGGCCAGATCGTCGGCTCGGTCGGCGTCATTGGCCCGACCCGCATGGCTTACGAACGCGTCATTCCCATCGTCGACATCACCGCCCGTCTGCTGTCCAGCGCCCTTACCTACCAGAGCAACAACTAA
- the hemH gene encoding ferrochelatase produces the protein MSRYLPEPPHRHGTPSSTAILIVNLGTPDEASAPALRRYLKEFLSDPRVVEIPKVIWWLILNGIILNIRPKKSAAKYASVWMKEGSPLRVHTERQAKLLKGLLGERGHHVTVDWAMRYGTRSVPEMLAHLKANGATRILLVPMYPQYAASTTATVVDEACRWLLQLRNQPEMRFVRNFHDDEGYLAALEKSVRQHWQTAGPLGPDDRLLISFHGLPKRSLDLGDPYFCECHKTGRLLAERLQLKPEQYRLCFQSRFGKAEWLQPYTAPTLHALGKEGTKRLDVICPGFTADCLETLEEIAQEGRDDFIAAGGQAYHYIPALNEDATWIAALANLVERQLGGWDTRQPFDPRQLEIGAREAFKHGART, from the coding sequence ATGTCCCGTTACCTGCCGGAACCGCCACATCGCCACGGCACGCCGTCGTCGACCGCCATTCTCATCGTCAACCTCGGCACACCCGACGAAGCCAGCGCTCCGGCCCTGCGTCGCTACCTCAAGGAATTTCTTTCCGACCCACGCGTTGTCGAAATTCCCAAGGTAATCTGGTGGCTGATCCTGAACGGCATCATCCTCAACATCCGCCCGAAAAAGTCGGCGGCAAAGTACGCCTCCGTGTGGATGAAGGAAGGCTCGCCCCTGCGTGTTCATACCGAACGCCAGGCCAAATTGCTCAAAGGCCTGCTTGGCGAACGTGGTCATCATGTCACGGTCGACTGGGCGATGCGCTATGGAACGCGCTCTGTTCCGGAAATGCTGGCACACCTCAAAGCCAACGGCGCAACGCGCATCCTGCTGGTTCCGATGTATCCGCAGTATGCGGCGAGCACGACAGCCACGGTCGTCGATGAAGCCTGTCGCTGGCTGCTTCAACTGCGCAACCAGCCGGAGATGCGTTTCGTGCGCAACTTCCACGACGACGAAGGCTATCTTGCCGCGCTTGAAAAGTCGGTCCGCCAACATTGGCAGACGGCGGGACCACTCGGCCCGGATGACCGCCTGCTGATCAGCTTCCATGGCCTGCCCAAGCGCAGCCTCGACCTCGGCGATCCGTATTTCTGCGAATGCCACAAAACCGGCCGCCTGCTGGCCGAACGCCTGCAGCTCAAGCCCGAACAATACCGCCTCTGCTTCCAGTCGCGCTTCGGCAAAGCCGAGTGGCTGCAACCTTATACGGCCCCAACCCTGCATGCGCTGGGCAAGGAAGGCACCAAACGACTGGATGTCATTTGCCCAGGCTTCACGGCCGATTGCCTCGAGACGCTGGAAGAAATCGCCCAGGAAGGACGCGATGATTTCATCGCGGCGGGCGGCCAGGCATATCACTACATTCCAGCCCTGAACGAGGATGCCACATGGATTGCCGCCCTGGCCAACCTGGTTGAACGGCAATTAGGTGGCTGGGACACCCGCCAGCCGTTCGATCCCCGACAACTCGAAATCGGCGCCAGGGAAGCCTTCAAACACGGCGCCCGAACTTGA
- the trxC gene encoding thioredoxin TrxC — translation MPENIHLVCSHCAAVNRLPISRQHESPSCGQCKKPVFSGRPQELGENDFDRWISRNDVPILVDFWAPWCGPCRSMAPAFAQAASELEPVLRLAKVDTERAPSLAARFGIRSIPTLIMFRGGRKIARQSGALDLNALKRWGMANLPKN, via the coding sequence ATGCCAGAAAACATCCACCTCGTCTGCTCGCATTGCGCAGCAGTCAACCGTTTGCCGATCTCTCGCCAGCACGAATCGCCAAGCTGCGGGCAATGCAAAAAGCCCGTTTTTTCCGGTCGACCGCAAGAACTCGGTGAAAATGACTTCGACCGCTGGATCAGCCGCAACGATGTCCCGATCCTCGTTGATTTCTGGGCGCCATGGTGTGGCCCCTGCCGCTCGATGGCACCGGCCTTCGCCCAGGCGGCCAGTGAACTGGAACCGGTGTTGCGCCTGGCCAAGGTCGACACCGAACGCGCCCCCAGCCTGGCCGCCCGCTTCGGCATTCGCAGCATTCCAACCCTGATCATGTTCAGGGGCGGGCGCAAAATTGCCCGACAAAGCGGCGCACTCGACCTGAACGCCCTGAAGCGGTGGGGCATGGCCAACCTGCCTAAAAATTAA
- a CDS encoding VCBS repeat-containing protein, which produces MKIASANLTMASAHASQEQYKLSESLKITMGSPRSALPANDPVDLSDRGKNIQAAESGSDASDSAVDHDPQLSLIRRMLEFLTGYKIRVFDAAKLQAQVNDDAGQADSNTTATDYAIDYQRHESYTESEQTAVSISGSVKTADGQEINFDLQWTMARHYHEESETNLHLGNSAQKTDPLVLNFAGPAAQLIDQRFAFDLNADGQTEDINFVAPGSGFLVFDRNEDGKINNGQELFGPTTGDGFSELNALDSDRNGWIDENDSYYKKLQIWSRRANGEDAFQSLAEANVGAIALNHIASPFDLKNQNNELLGQVRSSGIFLQEDGRAGTIQQIDLTA; this is translated from the coding sequence ATGAAAATCGCCAGCGCCAACCTCACCATGGCGTCAGCACACGCCAGCCAGGAACAATACAAGCTAAGCGAATCCCTCAAAATCACCATGGGATCGCCCCGTTCCGCCTTGCCCGCCAACGACCCCGTCGATCTGTCAGACCGGGGGAAAAACATCCAGGCTGCGGAATCAGGGAGCGATGCAAGCGATTCCGCGGTCGACCACGATCCGCAACTGAGTTTGATTCGTCGCATGCTCGAATTCCTGACGGGATACAAAATTCGAGTTTTCGATGCAGCCAAGCTCCAGGCCCAGGTTAACGATGATGCTGGCCAAGCAGACAGCAATACAACCGCTACCGACTACGCCATCGACTACCAACGCCACGAGTCCTACACGGAATCGGAACAGACGGCTGTCTCGATCAGCGGCAGCGTCAAGACCGCCGACGGCCAGGAAATCAACTTCGACCTCCAATGGACAATGGCGCGCCATTACCACGAGGAAAGCGAGACGAACCTGCATCTGGGCAACTCAGCCCAGAAAACAGACCCGCTTGTGCTGAATTTTGCCGGACCGGCGGCGCAGTTGATCGATCAACGTTTTGCCTTCGACCTGAATGCTGACGGGCAAACAGAAGACATCAACTTCGTCGCTCCCGGCAGCGGATTCCTGGTTTTCGATCGTAACGAGGACGGAAAAATCAATAACGGCCAAGAGCTTTTCGGCCCGACGACAGGCGACGGCTTTTCAGAATTAAACGCGCTGGATAGTGACAGAAACGGCTGGATTGACGAAAATGACAGCTATTACAAAAAACTACAAATATGGTCACGCAGGGCCAATGGCGAGGATGCCTTTCAATCGCTTGCCGAAGCTAATGTAGGGGCCATCGCTTTAAATCACATCGCATCGCCCTTCGACCTGAAAAACCAGAACAATGAATTACTGGGACAGGTTCGCAGTTCTGGAATTTTTTTGCAGGAAGATGGCAGGGCTGGCACAATCCAGCAAATAGACCTGACTGCCTGA
- a CDS encoding methyl-accepting chemotaxis protein: MPRFADLKIWVRLTAAIWLALAIIWVGAIIWTTQVNRETAIRQAQDFSQSIHEMTMAGLTGMMITGTVGQREVFLDQIKQLTIIKDLHVARSEAVSKLYGPDTKAKRELTPLEQQVMTSGTPYVSLESENGSSSLHVINPTKASKNYLGKDCVLCHQVPEGTVLGVVSMKVSLDSVEAEVAAFRLKIAGVALGALGALLVIIYLLTQHFVTVPLEELRKGLRDIARGEGDLTRRLPVKGKDEVGQSAFVFNEMMDNFQQLVSQVRDSATQVSARVASLSESADRVSQSSHLQNEKSGLAASAVEELVSSISSIAQSAGHVQHQSQESLARANEGSRNLEVLLEEMSVVERAVKEMANSVNDFVRNTESITLMTREVKDIAEQTNLLALNAAIEAARAGEQGRGFAVVADEVRKLAEKSSRSASEIDAITASLSAQSVAVRRSIEEGLDHLESSQSAVSTVSNVLQATNGSVTEVGHGLDAIASATDQQRRVSGDVEASIEAIAGMARDNTGTVEQTAGAAHDLKRLAEGLAAMVGRFKV, translated from the coding sequence ATGCCGCGCTTTGCCGACTTGAAGATTTGGGTACGACTAACGGCCGCAATCTGGCTCGCTCTGGCAATCATCTGGGTCGGAGCAATTATCTGGACCACCCAGGTCAATCGAGAAACCGCCATTCGCCAGGCACAGGATTTTTCCCAAAGCATTCATGAAATGACCATGGCCGGCCTGACCGGCATGATGATCACCGGCACCGTTGGCCAGCGCGAAGTTTTCCTCGACCAGATCAAGCAACTGACCATCATCAAGGATCTGCACGTTGCACGCAGCGAGGCCGTTTCGAAACTTTACGGTCCGGATACAAAAGCCAAACGCGAACTCACCCCGCTTGAACAGCAGGTCATGACCTCCGGTACGCCGTATGTATCGCTGGAGTCAGAGAACGGCAGTTCATCCCTGCATGTCATCAACCCGACCAAGGCATCGAAGAATTATCTCGGCAAGGATTGCGTACTCTGCCATCAGGTTCCGGAAGGCACCGTACTCGGCGTGGTCAGCATGAAAGTGTCACTCGATTCGGTCGAGGCAGAAGTCGCCGCCTTCCGGCTGAAAATTGCCGGCGTGGCCCTGGGTGCCCTGGGTGCCCTGCTAGTCATCATTTACCTGCTGACCCAGCACTTCGTCACCGTGCCGCTGGAAGAGCTGCGCAAGGGCCTGCGTGACATTGCCCGTGGCGAAGGCGATCTGACGCGCCGCCTGCCGGTCAAAGGCAAGGATGAGGTCGGCCAGTCCGCCTTTGTCTTCAACGAAATGATGGACAACTTCCAACAACTGGTCAGCCAGGTTCGTGATTCGGCGACACAGGTTTCGGCGCGTGTCGCATCGCTCTCGGAAAGTGCCGACCGCGTCTCGCAAAGCTCGCATCTGCAGAACGAAAAATCAGGGTTGGCAGCATCGGCTGTCGAAGAGCTGGTCTCCAGCATTTCCTCGATTGCCCAAAGTGCCGGCCATGTGCAACATCAGTCACAGGAAAGCCTGGCTCGTGCCAATGAAGGCAGCCGCAATCTCGAAGTCCTGCTGGAAGAGATGAGCGTTGTCGAACGTGCCGTCAAGGAAATGGCCAATTCGGTGAATGACTTTGTGCGCAACACAGAGTCGATCACGTTGATGACGCGGGAAGTGAAAGACATTGCCGAGCAAACCAACTTGCTGGCACTCAACGCTGCCATCGAAGCAGCCCGCGCCGGCGAACAAGGCCGCGGATTTGCCGTGGTGGCCGACGAAGTCCGCAAGCTGGCTGAAAAATCATCCCGCTCGGCCAGTGAGATCGATGCGATCACGGCCAGCTTGAGCGCCCAATCGGTTGCCGTCCGACGCAGTATCGAGGAAGGCCTGGATCACCTGGAAAGCAGCCAGAGCGCGGTATCTACGGTATCGAACGTACTCCAGGCAACCAATGGTTCAGTGACTGAAGTGGGCCATGGTCTGGATGCAATCGCCTCGGCAACCGATCAGCAGCGCCGCGTATCCGGCGACGTTGAAGCCAGCATCGAAGCGATTGCCGGCATGGCCAGAGACAATACCGGCACGGTTGAGCAGACGGCAGGTGCGGCACACGACCTGAAGCGCCTGGCAGAAGGCTTGGCGGCGATGGTTGGTCGATTCAAGGTCTGA